Below is a window of Tsuneonella deserti DNA.
TGCTGGCCAAATCTGTGATGATTTGCGGCAACTATGCCGAGGCCTACTTTGCTGGTCGCGCCGCGCCTCAACCACCTCGTGCAGAACAGCGCGTCACTCTACGCCAGCTCCCCCGCCAAGCCGACCACGGGACAGGTGCCCTTGATCAACGTCGAACTCGGGCTGCTGGTCGATATGTTCGGCTGGTCGGGCGCTCACGAGCACGCCGCTGCGCTCAACGGGCGTTATCTGGACTGGGGCGGGGTGGACAAACTCGTGCGCGCGGCGCTCAAGGCCACGAGCAAGACGTGACAGACCGAGCAAGCCGCACCGGCCAAGCCGGCGGTTATTCGCAGCTCTAAGCCGAAGGGGGCCTGATACGTGGCGGGCGGCGCGCCCTGCGTTAATCGACGAAGCCTCCTTCGCACATCTCCTCCCCAGCGGTCACTGCACCGCCGACAGGTAGACCGTCGCCCCCTGTCCGGTGATCAAGCAGTTCACTCCCGACGCGGGCGCTACCTGGCTCCTGACCGAGATCGACCCCGACGATGAAGACCGCGCCTTCGGGCTGTGCGATCTTGGCCAGAGCTGGGCTACGTTTCGCCTCAGCGAACTCGAAGACCTACGTGGATCCGCGGCGGAGCGGCCGAGCGCAATCCCTAGACGCTGGTCGCGGCCGTCGTTCCCTTCGAATCGGACGCTAGATTTTTCACTTGCGGCACCAATCTAGCGCGGACCCCGCCGAAAAATCCTGCAGCCGTTTGCCACCGTATCAGGGCTGCCTTGTGCCGGAGAATATGCTGATTGTTTGCCCAGATTTCAAAACGGTGAGCGCGATGAATTCCTCGCCGCTCGGGCCCATGAACATGCCCTGGATTGTGCCCTCAGGCGATCCATCCGGCGGTAGCAGACGGCCGCTGAAGCTCGCGCCGTCCGCGCTGATCACAACCTCTTTCAGTTGGCTGGACAGGGTCGGGCCGTTCACGAAGAACGGGATCGTGCCGGTAATTGCTTTCGTCGCGTAATCGGCGTGGAAGGCGAAGCCCTTGTCGTTGTACGACATCGCGTAATCGGCCGCGCCACTTGCGGGAAGTGCGCTCGGCGGGGTTGGAATGCCATATGCAAACGTCAGCAGCAGAGTGGACTGTGATTGGTTCGCTTCGGGGGCACTGACAAAGTACCCTTGCATCACATATTGCTGAAGCTTCTCCGCTACGATTGGTCGGACCAGCTGGCATATGCCGCCCAGCACATCGAAGGTCACGTCAACCAGTTCACCGCGGAAGGACCCGCCTACGGTGCGCGGAACGAGTTTTCCTTCGCCGAGCGTCGGAAGCTTGAGAAAAAGGCGGTTGGGCGCCTCAAACCGCATGCTGTGCCCAGGCTGAGACGTTAGTGAACCGGCTTCTGGAATGAAGTCCCAACCGCTTCCGCGCCCGCGCTCAGAATACCCGAGGGAGGCGAAAGCCTGCGAGCTCGACGCTCCGAGAGTGCCGAACGATCCCACATTCGGCGGTGGGGTCGGGGTCGGGGTCGTGGTCGGGGTCGGGGTCGGAGTGGGCGCGGGGGTTGGGCCTGAGCTGGTCGGTGGCGGAGAGCTACTATCTCCTCCGCCACATCCGGTCAGTAACACGGCTCCCACACCGACGAGCGCATCGCGTCGACTCAGTTGCACCATAAGTCACCTCCTGCTGATCACCCTGTTCGAGGACTCCGCGGAGGTGAATGATGGCGACCCGATGGGTTGCCGATGTTGTGCCGATGATTGGCTCCCGCGCCGGTTCGCGAGGCGAACGCGCGGTCGCGCATCTGCTCGATGTAGAGGCGCGCGAAGACCTCGCGCGTCTGCGGATCCCGCGAAACCGTGCCCGCCCCATTTGCGGCGCCGAGCTCGGCGCGGCTGTTAATGTGGGGAAAAGGCCGGCTGGGGACGGGCACACCCAAAAAGTTGCTCAGTGGCTCCCAACCCTCGCGAACGTCGAATTGGAGGATGCGCTCCGGTGCAATCCCTTCGATCACCGCGCGGTTACGCGCCCGATACCAACTGGTCACGAACTCCTTGTCGGCGACATCGCCGCCGATCGGGTCGTAGACGGTGGCCTGCATCAGCGCGCCAAGCGGCGTGCCATCGTGTGCCTGTTGCATCCAGGGCGACAAGATCGTCGTCGAAACCGAATCGAACCAGGATTCTGGCTCCCGCGTCGTCAGCACCACCTTGGCATCGGGATAGAAGGCTGCAATTTCGCGCCAGTAAGTGGCTGAGGGGTAGTCGCTGGTGGAGGCGAATCCGTCGAATATCGCGTCCCATTGTGGGCGCCCCCTTACCGCCTCGAGCCAGAGGGGCACCTGTTGCCGTTCGGCCGCGAAGACTTCGGTCATGTGATGGCAAGGCCCGAACCCGAGCGCCTCGAGCGCGAACTTCATCGACAGCGTCGCGTTGCGGCCCAACCCTGCGGCGATGACCCTGATCGTCATGCGGTTGCCGTCATTGGCCGGACCGCGCCGTAGACGACTGACAGTCCGCTTGCCGTACCGCGAAGTCGAGCAACTGCCGAATGTTGGCTCGCTCGCGCAGCAATCTGGTGCGGTCGTCCGAGTCCAGGCAGGTCTCGAGCCGAGCCGTGATTGCCGTGATCTCGCGTTCGCACACCGCGGCGATCCGGGCCGATTTGGACGCGCTCGCCGACGCGCCA
It encodes the following:
- a CDS encoding DUF2958 domain-containing protein: MIKQFTPDAGATWLLTEIDPDDEDRAFGLCDLGQSWATFRLSELEDLRGSAAERPSAIPRRWSRPSFPSNRTLDFSLAAPI
- a CDS encoding sulfotransferase family protein — its product is MTIRVIAAGLGRNATLSMKFALEALGFGPCHHMTEVFAAERQQVPLWLEAVRGRPQWDAIFDGFASTSDYPSATYWREIAAFYPDAKVVLTTREPESWFDSVSTTILSPWMQQAHDGTPLGALMQATVYDPIGGDVADKEFVTSWYRARNRAVIEGIAPERILQFDVREGWEPLSNFLGVPVPSRPFPHINSRAELGAANGAGTVSRDPQTREVFARLYIEQMRDRAFASRTGAGANHRHNIGNPSGRHHSPPRSPRTG